Part of the Leptodactylus fuscus isolate aLepFus1 chromosome 6, aLepFus1.hap2, whole genome shotgun sequence genome, ACATTGCTGTGGAGAGAAAGAATCTTCTCACTGTGTGCAGGTATGACATTTAAATTAGTAGGCCAGCAAGGGGTGGAGGGTTAAAGGATAGTAAAAATGGCTTTTGGTATTGAGAACCCTGGATGGGGTATTGGCACTAGTAAGTGTGAGTGAATAGAGGAAGGGTCCTGCAGAGACCAGCTTTGTGATTCATATTAGTAGATGGGATTGGAGGAGTGAGGATAATAGAGGGTTAATGAAATGTGGTTGCAACAATTTTCACAGGATATCATCATTGAAGGGAAGGACAGAGGCTGGCGGTGTATGGGAATGCATGTACAACGgtaacaggaagtgacatcacaactACATATTGAGTGACTTAATGATAAGCTGTGCTGCCAGATTTAGAGTATATGGATATTTATAGGGTGTGAAAATGGAGGAAGTAGTCATTAACCCTATGCTAGAACATGCACTGACTCCGCATATCTGGAACACTGTCACATGTATGTTAAGCAATTGCATTCTTAGTGATTGTCTAATATACTTGTATTCAATATCACTACAATTCCGGTATATACAACAATGGTGAACATTAAATACAGAACATACAcctttaatataaaatatacaccTTTAATGACTATCAAATCGCTTTGGTTATGCAACTACATATTCTTAGTATCGATTGTACATTAAGATCTAAATGGAGCGTGTGGGTCTCAAATCGCCTCGCACCGCATTGTCCGCTGTCTGTTCTAGCTGGATCTCAGGAATATGTCACAGACCCCTGTACTTTGGATTGGAGAACCCGACATGTGGATTTTAATACAAAAATTCCAGAGCAAACAGCTTTGTGTGCATATCGTGTGCTTATTTCTATGGATTGAGCCAATGACCTTCTATAGGAATCGCTTCTCATGTGTGCGGTAGTTTGTacctctatctctgtgcagttCTTTAGTTCAGTATATACCTGTATAATTTTGGGTATACTTTAAATAATGGtcacttatttatttttcccaGGGACAGTTTTCCTAAGCAAAGTAGTGGAAACAGTCTTAAAGGACCCCACTTCTGGTTCTTTTGAATGAGTTGAAGTGTTCCCAGAGAGTACATTTGTACCCTGTAGGTTAGGAGACCATAgcagtggtagactcccttttgaAGTTACCATgtgacttaaagggaatctaccacctcTCCAAACATATTCAGCTGTATTACAGATAAATTACAATATGCCTTTGTTATTTAGGTCtctttttgtagatttggagtaaAACAACATTGAAGTAATTTGCAAATGAGGTTGGTACAATGGAGAGGAGGGTGGGTTTTTATCCCTGGGACAATTCTCAAGTAGGATGCACCCATCATGCTTGAGCAGCAGTCCCTGGGATAGGAGACCATTCCCCTCACCCCCCCAAATCCATATCCCATGCACCAACTGCCTCCAGGAAGCTGAaggcccacctccagtgcaccaactgcctccagGAAGCTGTAGGCCCACCTCCAGTTCACCAACTGTCTCCAGGAATCTGAaggcccacctccagtgcaccaactgccttcaGGAACCTGAaggcccacctccagtgcaccaactgccttcaggaagctgaaggcccacctccagtgcaccaactgcctccagGAAGCTGAAGGCCTACCTCCAGTGTACAACTGCCTCCTGGAAGCTGAAGGCCCACCTCCACTGCACCAACTGCCTCCAGGAACCTAAAGGCCTACCTCCAGTGTACAACTGCCTCCAGGAAGCTGAAGGCCTACCTCCAGTGTACAACTGCCTCCAGGAAGCTGAAGGCCTACCTCCAGTGTACAACTGCCTCCTGGAAGCTGAAGGCCCACCTCCACTGCACCAACTGCCTCCTGGAAACTGAAGGCCTACTtccagtgcaccaattgcctcatttacatcagacttcaaagttgtgtttctacaaaCCTACAAAAAGGTGCATACATAGGAGCTATGTTTaatatcactgtaatatgctctgtaaAATGGTGGTGGCTGTTGAATATGTTTGGAGGAGGTGGTAGGCTTCTTTTATGAACTTGATGGCTTGTTAttgtgataggccatcaatgtctaTTTATTGGATATTCTACTGTAAGGATCTCCTGCCCACCATTGCTGTAGAATGAAGTGGCAGTGCTGTTGGGAGAGTGCTTGTGCCCCTTCTGCTATATTTTAGTGGCAAATTTCCTCTAATTATGTGACTTTGCATCATCCTGATAATGTAATAATTCTGCTGCCATTGCCCACTTATTATTAACCCTATTATTTTATACCTGTTCACCCAGGTTCTCAGTGAAGACTCTCCTGGAGAAATATACAGCAGAACCTATTGATGATTCCTCCGAAGAGTTTGTGAACTTTGCTGCAATTTTGGAACATATCCTAAGTCACCGCTTCAAAGGTGAGAGCtgaggaaagagaagaaagcTGCCCATAGACGTTCAATAGCGGTCAGTCATATAACTGTTGTTTATCCCAATGACTTGCTCCTACTTAGTGACTATTGGCTGGCCCGTATTTTACTTTATGGAATCTTAAGTGTCACTTTTGAACAAGCTACATTGCAACTATGAAACAAAATCCAACAACTGGACTTTTTGCAGTGTTTTCAAGGTTACTTTGAATACCCAAATGGAACACTGAAGTTGTGGCATGGCTCACGAACTGTGGACTTTCTAGCCTTGAAGGCAAATGCCAATAGCTTAAGGTTCTTGGTTCTCAATGCATAGTCTGTAACAGGGCCCTACCTATCATGTGCCACATATAATAATATCTAGTTGCCCTAAGAAGCAGAAGGGCTAATGAGCCCGCTCAGTCACCTGGGCCTTTTagcaattgctacttctgcaccccTTATAACTTATAACTACACCCTGACTTAAAGGTATTATCCAAGTTTAGACACTATTGTGCAATACTAAACAAGGcagacttttttttctctttgtggTGCTTGTGTACAACATTTTTTGCCCTGTGCATATTTAGTGTAAACTATGTACAATGTTGTATTGATAACATATTTGTTCATTTATAGGCCATGTTAGCTGGTTTAGCACAGATGGGCAAAGAGGATTCTGGGATTATATCCGCATTGCTTGCAGTAAAGTACCCAATAACTGCATCAGCAGTATTGAGAATATGGAGAACATTAGCACATCAAGAGCAAAGGTCAGTAGTGGTGTAAGAATGTACATGTAATGTTATACCCCTTGGTTCCAGACAGAGGAGATGGAGTCTCATAATACTGTACTTGCTTTTTTCTGAGTCCTACACTGTCCCAGAGTCTCTGGGCATCCTATGTGATGCAGCTTCAGCCTGTTTTCTTTGCTTGTGATAGGTTTCTTCCTATTATttcttacaagcaggaggcagaaaGAGCATGCATCTCATAGAAGTACACCGGAGAATCTGCACACACAATGCTAATATATTGATGACCAAAGTGGGTCACTAAACTCCTTCTGCCCTAGATTAGGCAGAAATGTATAAATACACTGTGTAGTAAGGAGGGGCTGATAAAGGTGCACAATCACTTTTGGCAGTTTCTGTTTATGCTATGTTTTATTGTAGGGACGAGCTTGGATCCGTCTGGCACTTATGGAGAAGAGACTTTCAGAGTACATAGTGACAGCATTAAGAGACACCAGGACCACCAGGTGAGCAACAAACTCATTTTATAATAACTGTACTTTATTTAAAGAAATAAATACAATGGAATACCATGTTTTGATGTCAGGCTGTAAAAATTGCTTTTAAGTTTATGGATACCTAAGGCACGCATAACATCATAATTCAGGGTTACTACAGGGGGCGTTACCTGAAGCCCCTTCAATACAAGATCTCCACATAGGTCTCTTTCCATGTGCTATAGATAATTATGGGATAACTCTGTCTTATGACTCTTAGTTGATATGGTCTCTACTACTTCTAAAGCTGGAAAAGCCAACTTCATATTTTTGTTTTACTAGACTGCATCCATATTATTTCAATGCACATTAGAAAAGAAAATTCATATTTTAAAGGGACAGTACACTGGCCTTCATAATGTAGACCCTCTGTAATAAACCAGATGACATTGAATTGTGACCTTGGATGACCAGTCAGGCAAGTGACAGGGACACTTACTTTTTCAGGAGATTTTATGACGATGGAGCCATCTTACTGCGTGAAGAGTCGTCGGTACTCACAGGGATGCTGATAGGCCTGAGTGCCATTGACTTCAGGTAAAAATACCATCTAAGGGAACCTGGAAAACCTTCTAAGGGTAAAATattcttcccattcatttcaaaagcCTTTCTGAATACAAAGTCTAACTTGGATCTTATACTACCTTGCAGCTTTTGTTTGAAGGGAGAAGGCATTGATGGAAAGACTCCAGCAGTCATAGACTATACCCCATACTTGAAGTTCACACAGAGGTGAGTGTAAAGGGCAGACTTGTTGGATGCGGTTGTGCAAATATGTACGTCTGctgatttaaagggaacttgACATGAAAATGTTGTTCAATCCGCAGAAGTTGATTATAgagttttgcagaaaaaaacttaCAATATAACTTGTCATGTCTGTTGAACTCTTTGTTCTTTCTAGGTTGAGACTTCAAGGAACcaatcctatcagtgattgacagcccacACTCTATGACTGTGAATATATGTCAGTCACTGAAAGGATCACCTCCTTTACTTTGTAACCTAGAGAAGCAgatatttcaatggataaatgacaagttatactgaatctattTCCTAAAAGCTGCACATCTGTTctgttcctgctctataacatgctgcctgcacatTGAACAGTATTTTCCAtatgactggttccctttaaatgggttgtatGCGATTGAAAGGCCTGGCTACTGTTGTCCAAAAATGGCATTACTCTTACATGGGCATTAAAGCTGCTATGTGGCTCTACAACTAAGTGATCAATCATTGCTTTGGGACCACCACATGTTATCCCACTATCATTGGGGCGTCAGTATGTGCTTTGacctcaccatgtacattatctctgtactatgacacactattgtgtgacatcactgtgtgcactattcTTGGACTGTGAGGtagctgtgtatattatctcattATGGTGATAATAATGTAAATATGATCATTTTTACTGTGGCATTCCtatttgtattatttctgtattgtggcatcactttgtgcattattCCTTAGTGATACCAAAATGATCTTGAGACTTTCAAGTTGTGAACCTGCCAAATGTAGTCTTGGTTGAGTGGGGCTCGAATAACTGTTGTGTTATAGGTAACATTGGTATATGTGGGCCATGTTAGGCATTTCCACTGACAATACAAAACAAGGACAGACAGCCCAAAAAAATATGAATGCAGTGCTTGCAATCCAAAATGAGACCAAAAAACACTTACATACCCCGTAGTCTTGAAACGGTGAGCGTCACCCAGGAGTCGCTGACGCAAGGGATGTTATCCCCGTAGATAACTTGTCCTCAATGGAAAACTGCAAATGGTGTCTCCCAGCACAAGTACAGACTCCGAAGTTGTTCTTAATAAAACGtagcatttattattttttagcataCAGCTGGTTAAAATTACATTAGTGGTGGTGGGGTCGGTAGACAAAAGCTTTGGTCTACCGACCCCACCGCCACTAATGTAATTTTAACCAGCTGtatgctaaaaaaaataataaaagctaagttttattaagaACAACTTCAGAGTCTGTACTCGTGCTGGGAGACACCATTTGCAGATTTCCACTGACAGTCACACTAGCATCTCTTTCCTATTGTTCTAGTCAgtcagaagaccagaacaacagTCTGACCGCTGTAATAGCAATTACACATGGAGCCCAGTTGACCCCATTGACttacacaacccatggacaagacAGCAACCATGATTAGTATACAATCCCTCTAAATTAGTTTTACCTATACACAGTGAAGCAGCAGAAGCAATCTATCCAGTCTATCCATTTGCCACTCATCGTTTTCTGCAAGAATCCTTTGTGATCTTTGACTGTTCACCAAACATGCAATATGACAATTTATTAATGATTCCCTACATTCTGCAGGTTTCATGTctcagatttattaaaggggttttcccataaattAAACTGTCTGCAGGTCACTGATCCCTAGGGGTCTAATCACTGGGACCCTTGTTCTCTAATCACACTTCATAGGACTGAGTGGTGGTCAGCAGTCCCATTAAGTTTAGGGCTTTACAGGACttcaaaaatatggctgctttcttcttctcaggaagtgaccgcAGTCTCATGttggttggtcacatgaccatgctgcagctcagtcccatccattTTAATGAGATGGAAATGTGTCATTGCCATGATTCCAATGGACATGTAATGATAAGACTTTTGTTGTTGTGAATGGAACACTCTGTTCTTGTGATCTGAGAATGGAGGTTGGCAGTGGATGAACCATTACCATTAAGCAGTCTCCAAAGGTGCCATGAATAAATTGTTAAAAAAGGCTCAGAGTGGCATAAATACAGTCCTGTTTACCTCCACCAATCCCCCACTGTTGACACTCTCCTGGTCAATGTACAGAAAAGGTCTGTTCCACCAGTCAATGACCACAGCAGTCACCAGCCTCAGCCATTAATTGGATGCTCAGTAATTATTGTGTACAGAGAGATCGTGAAGCAGAGACTGGTGAGGACCCTGGCAGCGTCAGAGGATAGATAAAGGTGAGTATTACCGCTTTTGGGTTTTTATGCCACTCTAagcctttataaatgatctgtggACAATCCCTCTAAGTCGCTGCTGCATTGATCACATTGTGAGGTCTATAAGTTCTTGTCTATAGCTGAAAGACTTTTTATTCAACTGAAATGAAGTTTCTTCTTGGTCCCACTCTTACTTACCCTTCTCTTCCCAGCTATGACTACCTGAGTGAAGAAGAAGATCGAGAGAGTGTGGGTGGCAGTAGCAGTGAAGATAGCTCTCCAGAACATCCCTATTTGCCACTTCTCACAGATGAGGAGAGTTGGTATAGCAAATGGCGTAAGATGGAACAGAAATTTCGTATTGTCTATGCACAAAAGGTAGGTGATGTAAAATATAATCAGTgatacccccctccccttccgtgTTCCATATGCCCCTTTAGGACATTGATATAATAGAGGGGGATCACTCATGTTGAACCCAAATCTTAGAGTGAATATCCACTAAACAAGAGCAGTTCTTGCATTGATGGACTTGGCCCATTGTACAATTTTCATGCTGCAGGATAAATCTATGCCTGCATGCAACTTGCCCTGGCAGTAATAACTGGTGGCTGAAGCCAGAGCCACAGTGACAGCCGACTGTCAGATATcaatttaatgtatttttttcatattttaggtTAGTGTGTAGTGTACATAGAAACTGTGAACTGAATAAGCAAATTGCTGAGCAGGTATTTCCCAATTTGTTAATGCATCTTTAAAATGGCATTTTCTGGTGAACATATGCCTGGAATATTGGAGTTTTTTGCTTTTCGTGTTTATGGATTTTCTTCTTCCTTCCGTTACGGTTGTACTCGGGAAGCAGCCTTCTGATCTGTAACACTTTTACTTTTCCATCTCATTATATGATCAATAGAGACTTTAGTTAATCTGAAGACAAATCAATGAGAAGAACCTGCTATAAAGCGCTGTGTAGTGATGACTGATGTACAGTGTCCTGTATGAGGTAGATGATCTAATGAGTGTGTTCTCACATTACTGGAAGTGCATCAGCAGATGAGGATGACTAATGTCTTCTTATGTATATACGTCTGGGAGGTGGGAGGTAGATTGGTTGATTTTCCTTGAAGATAATGAAGTG contains:
- the RUNDC3A gene encoding RUN domain-containing protein 3A isoform X2, with product MEPSFIQSAMALGLPSKKASSRNIAVERKNLLTVCRFSVKTLLEKYTAEPIDDSSEEFVNFAAILEHILSHRFKGHVSWFSTDGQRGFWDYIRIACSKVPNNCISSIENMENISTSRAKGRAWIRLALMEKRLSEYIVTALRDTRTTRRFYDDGAILLREESSVLTGMLIGLSAIDFSFCLKGEGIDGKTPAVIDYTPYLKFTQSYDYLSEEEDRESVGGSSSEDSSPEHPYLPLLTDEESWYSKWRKMEQKFRIVYAQKGYLEELVRLRESQLKNLEAENKRLTQRLTEQAEQSLQEKHQLEGVILELQEQLHSYLSTEHLSAELSLSSESQRGEAKQDGEPWGPIGKDPTPSMLGLCGSLASIPSCKSLPSLKSNECLVSNSSETSPAGSPS
- the RUNDC3A gene encoding RUN domain-containing protein 3A isoform X1; its protein translation is MEPSFIQSAMALGLPSKKASSRNIAVERKNLLTVCRFSVKTLLEKYTAEPIDDSSEEFVNFAAILEHILSHRFKGHVSWFSTDGQRGFWDYIRIACSKVPNNCISSIENMENISTSRAKGRAWIRLALMEKRLSEYIVTALRDTRTTRRFYDDGAILLREESSVLTGMLIGLSAIDFSFCLKGEGIDGKTPAVIDYTPYLKFTQSYDYLSEEEDRESVGGSSSEDSSPEHPYLPLLTDEESWYSKWRKMEQKFRIVYAQKGYLEELVRLRESQLKNLEAENKRLTQRLTEQAEQSLQEKHQLEGVILELQEQLTGLLPSENAPIKQFNSSIGAPLVNQWPSLGTLNDNETSVKPSLYRRHSYLSTEHLSAELSLSSESQRGEAKQDGEPWGPIGKDPTPSMLGLCGSLASIPSCKSLPSLKSNECLVSNSSETSPAGSPS